One Jeotgalibaca porci genomic region harbors:
- a CDS encoding phosphoribosyltransferase — MFKNRQDAGVQLAKKLEHYQNQDVVVFTLPRGGVPLGVEVAKHLHAPLDLIITRKIGHPLNPEYAIGAISEHGRTLYNELEIAKVDPTWLNNEEARLMNEIKRRRYKYGTNLVSANGKTAIIVDDGIATGFTMRAAINDVKKDNPSHIVVAIPVVPERMAQQLETLVDAVISIERTRAYRGSVGSYYHEFEQLTDSELLEQLALK; from the coding sequence ATGTTTAAGAATCGTCAAGATGCCGGCGTTCAGCTCGCAAAAAAACTGGAGCACTACCAAAATCAGGATGTCGTTGTTTTTACTCTCCCCCGCGGTGGCGTACCACTCGGAGTGGAAGTAGCCAAGCATTTACATGCACCACTGGATTTGATTATTACCAGAAAAATTGGTCACCCGCTCAACCCTGAGTATGCGATTGGCGCCATTTCAGAACATGGACGGACTTTATATAATGAACTGGAAATCGCGAAGGTCGATCCGACTTGGTTAAATAACGAAGAAGCGCGGCTCATGAATGAGATTAAACGCCGCCGCTATAAATATGGTACGAACCTTGTGTCGGCCAATGGAAAAACAGCGATTATTGTTGATGATGGCATTGCGACTGGTTTTACGATGCGGGCTGCCATCAATGATGTCAAAAAAGATAATCCCAGTCACATTGTTGTGGCTATCCCGGTTGTCCCGGAACGCATGGCACAGCAACTTGAAACATTGGTAGATGCTGTTATCAGTATTGAACGTACACGCGCGTATCGTGGTTCAGTCGGTTCGTACTATCACGAATTCGAGCAGCTCACGGACAGTGAACTGCTAGAACAGCTTGCTTTAAAATAA
- a CDS encoding NUDIX hydrolase: protein MNYRQEIMDFEPYNEQERTDKARMLEYIDVVQDILIRDSTAAHFTASAWIVNEDYTKTVMVYHNIYDSWAWTGGHVDGDSNFLRVALKEAEEETGLKDLTPVSEEIYGLEILEVPAHMKNGQHIRPHLHLNVTYLLQASESGALTIKPDENSAVAWMALAEAVAKTSESEMKPIYQKLNDKLPKNGQS from the coding sequence ATGAATTATCGCCAGGAAATAATGGATTTTGAACCTTACAACGAACAGGAAAGAACAGATAAAGCCCGCATGCTCGAATACATCGATGTAGTGCAAGATATTTTAATCCGTGACAGTACCGCTGCTCACTTCACAGCGTCTGCTTGGATTGTAAACGAAGACTATACAAAAACAGTGATGGTCTATCATAATATCTACGATTCTTGGGCTTGGACGGGTGGACACGTTGACGGGGACAGTAACTTCTTACGGGTCGCTTTGAAGGAAGCCGAAGAAGAAACAGGTCTGAAGGATTTAACGCCTGTGTCGGAAGAAATTTATGGCCTGGAAATACTCGAAGTTCCCGCCCATATGAAAAATGGGCAACATATCCGTCCGCACTTACACTTAAACGTGACATACTTATTGCAGGCGTCAGAATCGGGTGCATTAACGATTAAACCGGACGAAAATAGTGCGGTCGCTTGGATGGCGTTGGCTGAAGCAGTAGCTAAAACATCTGAATCGGAAATGAAGCCGATTTATCAGAAATTAAACGATAAATTACCAAAAAACGGGCAATCTTAA
- a CDS encoding DUF438 domain-containing protein, translated as MIEELKNKRSKDFEARQAILKDLILRLHADEDQEVIKKEFKEHFGTVSAFEISVMERRLMGEGIEAEEIMRLCNVHASLFNGSIEAVYEQGEGFDSPGHPVRVLKEENLALESTMDKIVNLLKVYLDSPDAQLKKGLLMQLDMLWEIDKHYARKENSYFPIMERYGMTAPPKVMWGVDDEIRELIKDFRTRIENDDLDGIDFEPAKYEVEEMIVKEEEIMLPMIMPFFNEDDWISIAAESDEIGYCIVKPDKKWEPKREVVDASVESGNIDLGLGYLTQKELRKILDLQPLELTFIDANDIVKYFNETPGRKLFPRTRNAIGREVYNCHPPKSQSIVRKLIADFKAGTKDIETLWFQTRGTYVMVTYAAVRDDDGSYMGTLEWVQDIQHIIDIDEEKRTID; from the coding sequence GTGATTGAAGAATTAAAGAATAAACGTTCTAAAGATTTTGAAGCACGCCAAGCTATTTTAAAAGATTTGATCTTACGGCTTCATGCTGATGAAGATCAAGAAGTGATTAAAAAAGAATTTAAAGAACATTTCGGTACTGTGAGTGCCTTTGAAATATCCGTTATGGAACGCCGTTTGATGGGTGAAGGAATTGAAGCTGAGGAAATCATGCGTTTGTGTAACGTCCACGCATCCCTTTTCAATGGCTCAATCGAAGCCGTCTACGAGCAAGGTGAAGGATTCGACAGCCCGGGTCATCCCGTTCGTGTTTTGAAAGAAGAGAACCTGGCATTAGAAAGTACGATGGATAAGATTGTGAACTTATTGAAAGTTTACTTAGATTCACCCGACGCGCAATTGAAAAAAGGATTGCTGATGCAACTGGATATGCTGTGGGAAATCGATAAGCATTACGCACGAAAAGAAAATTCCTATTTCCCCATTATGGAACGTTATGGCATGACTGCGCCGCCTAAAGTTATGTGGGGCGTAGATGATGAAATTCGTGAGCTGATCAAAGATTTCCGTACACGTATTGAAAACGATGATTTAGATGGGATAGATTTCGAACCGGCTAAATATGAAGTCGAAGAAATGATTGTTAAAGAAGAAGAAATCATGTTACCGATGATTATGCCATTCTTTAACGAAGATGACTGGATTTCAATTGCCGCGGAGTCGGATGAAATTGGCTACTGTATCGTTAAACCAGATAAAAAATGGGAACCAAAACGTGAAGTTGTGGATGCCAGCGTTGAATCTGGCAATATTGATTTGGGTCTTGGGTATTTGACACAGAAAGAATTGCGTAAAATTTTGGACTTGCAACCATTGGAACTAACCTTTATTGATGCCAATGATATTGTCAAATATTTCAATGAAACACCTGGACGGAAGCTATTCCCACGTACGCGAAACGCTATTGGGCGCGAAGTTTATAACTGTCACCCGCCAAAGAGCCAATCAATCGTTCGCAAGTTGATTGCTGATTTTAAAGCGGGTACGAAAGACATTGAAACATTGTGGTTTCAGACGCGCGGCACGTATGTCATGGTGACGTATGCAGCTGTTCGTGATGACGATGGTTCATACATGGGAACATTGGAATGGGTACAAGATATCCAACACATTATTGATATTGATGAAGAAAAACGGACAATCGATTAA
- a CDS encoding DUF1858 domain-containing protein — MKEISLKDTVYETVTKNPEIREVIVGLGFAPLRDDKMLQTAGRMMTLGRAAKQFGISYETVVKTLQANGFTIKEDSL; from the coding sequence ATGAAAGAAATCAGCTTGAAAGATACCGTCTATGAAACAGTAACGAAAAACCCGGAGATCCGCGAGGTTATTGTCGGCTTGGGCTTTGCGCCGTTACGTGATGATAAAATGCTACAAACTGCAGGACGCATGATGACACTGGGTAGAGCCGCCAAACAATTTGGCATTTCCTATGAAACAGTTGTCAAGACGCTCCAAGCAAACGGCTTTACCATTAAGGAGGACAGCTTGTGA